The Paenibacillus sophorae genome has a segment encoding these proteins:
- a CDS encoding ABC transporter ATP-binding protein: MSKVVFDHVTKYFGTAKAVNNAHFTIEEGEFFTLLGPSGCGKTTLLRTIAGFYRQEEGNIYFGDKLINDVPTHERNIGMVFQNYAIFPHMTVFDNVAYGLKARKVSKEEIRTRVLEALDMVELTHLKDRIPSNMSGGQQQRIALARAIVIRPSLLLMDEPLSNLDAKLRVKMRTDIRKLQKDLNITTIYVTHDQEEALAVSDRIAVLHNGTVQQIASPEEIYLYPQNRFVANFMGTSNFLDGTCEEGALLNNPANIKLMGLETELPLLKPHSGKVLFSIRPERVKISPEPSAGHGYKGMVDEVTFLGEKVSYTVKMSSGESIEVHDHSVYTRDIYKPKQPVYLDLQLSQSVIYNGSGEEVIYRASEG, from the coding sequence ATGAGCAAGGTTGTTTTCGATCATGTAACAAAATATTTCGGTACGGCAAAGGCGGTTAATAATGCGCATTTTACGATAGAAGAAGGCGAGTTCTTCACATTGCTCGGCCCCAGCGGATGCGGCAAGACGACGCTGCTTCGAACCATAGCGGGCTTCTACAGACAAGAAGAAGGAAATATTTATTTTGGCGACAAATTGATTAACGATGTCCCCACTCATGAACGCAATATCGGCATGGTGTTTCAGAACTATGCGATTTTCCCCCATATGACTGTATTTGATAATGTGGCCTATGGCCTTAAGGCGAGAAAAGTGTCCAAGGAGGAAATCCGTACCCGTGTGCTGGAAGCGCTCGACATGGTGGAGCTCACGCATCTTAAAGACCGTATTCCTTCCAACATGAGCGGCGGGCAGCAGCAGCGGATTGCCTTGGCCCGTGCAATTGTCATTCGTCCGTCACTATTGTTAATGGATGAACCCTTGTCCAACCTGGATGCGAAGCTGAGAGTGAAGATGCGTACGGATATCCGCAAGCTGCAAAAAGACTTGAACATTACAACCATCTACGTTACGCATGATCAGGAGGAGGCGCTGGCTGTATCCGACCGCATTGCTGTCCTTCATAATGGAACTGTGCAGCAGATTGCTTCCCCGGAAGAGATTTATCTATATCCGCAAAACCGTTTTGTCGCCAATTTCATGGGCACCTCTAATTTTCTGGACGGAACCTGTGAAGAAGGGGCCTTACTTAACAATCCCGCCAATATTAAGCTGATGGGACTTGAAACCGAGCTGCCGCTTCTGAAGCCGCATTCCGGGAAGGTGCTGTTCTCGATTCGCCCTGAACGGGTAAAGATATCGCCGGAGCCCTCTGCGGGACATGGATATAAAGGGATGGTAGACGAGGTAACATTCCTTGGGGAAAAAGTCAGCTATACGGTTAAAATGTCGTCCGGAGAATCCATTGAGGTTCATGACCATTCGGTGTATACGCGGGATATTTACAAGCCGAAGCAGCCCGTATATTTGGATCTTCAACTGAGCCAGTCGGTCATTTACAATGGCAGCGGCGAGGAGGTTATCTATCGTGCAAGCGAGGGTTGA
- a CDS encoding ABC transporter permease: MQARVEPNPGNVIWQRLLFKKWDFWTAVTLVVYLLLCIFVVYPLVTLFINSFISEEGGFTIENYITFISLKYYRMALLNSFMVSALATIGAILIGVPLAYLSTRYAIKFKGLMQIMIVMSLLSPPFIGAYSWILLMGNNGFITRFIRDLGISVPSIYGMHGIVFVFALQFYPHIFLYVSGALKTIDTSLEEASESLGMTSWQRLRTVTLPLIFPTLSAGALMVFMASFADFGTPMLLGQGFKVLPILAYEQFVSEMGGNPAMASTLSIILILFSTSVLFTQRYFVARKNFSMTGMRTPKLIPLKPLAKTLLTIVAFIPACISILPQLTVILTSFIKTKGPVFQSGFSLDSYREVLYRVPRSIIHTYSYSILSIIIMVAGGMLISYILVRRKSKLTAALDGILMIPYVMPGTVLGISLIVAFNKPPIVLTGTWIILVIAYVVRKIPYTIRSSTAILHQLDRSVEEASISLGVPPMKTFFKTTGRLMAPGVISGAILSWITTINELSSTLVLYYGATATISVTIYSEVFTSNYGTGAALASILTLSTLISLLIANKLSGGKGLSL; encoded by the coding sequence GTGCAAGCGAGGGTTGAGCCTAATCCGGGCAATGTAATCTGGCAGAGACTGTTGTTCAAAAAATGGGATTTCTGGACCGCAGTCACGCTCGTGGTCTATTTGCTGCTGTGCATCTTCGTTGTTTACCCCTTGGTGACTTTATTCATCAACAGTTTTATCAGTGAAGAAGGCGGCTTTACCATTGAAAATTATATTACTTTCATTTCATTGAAATATTACCGTATGGCGCTGCTCAACAGCTTTATGGTATCCGCGCTTGCCACAATCGGGGCGATCCTGATTGGAGTTCCGCTGGCCTATTTATCTACCCGGTATGCGATTAAATTCAAAGGTCTTATGCAGATTATGATTGTGATGTCTCTGCTGTCGCCTCCATTCATTGGCGCCTATTCGTGGATCCTGCTCATGGGCAATAACGGATTTATCACAAGATTTATTCGTGACCTCGGAATTTCGGTTCCGTCGATCTACGGGATGCACGGTATTGTGTTTGTATTCGCGCTGCAGTTCTACCCGCATATCTTTCTGTACGTCTCCGGCGCACTGAAGACCATCGATACATCGCTGGAGGAAGCGTCGGAAAGCCTTGGGATGACCTCCTGGCAGCGTCTTCGCACCGTGACCTTACCTTTGATTTTTCCAACTCTGTCGGCGGGGGCGTTAATGGTATTTATGGCATCCTTCGCGGATTTCGGCACACCGATGCTGCTGGGACAAGGCTTCAAGGTACTTCCGATTCTTGCTTATGAGCAATTCGTGAGTGAAATGGGCGGCAACCCGGCTATGGCAAGTACGCTCAGCATCATCCTGATCTTGTTCTCCACATCGGTCTTGTTTACTCAGCGCTATTTCGTCGCACGCAAAAACTTTTCGATGACGGGTATGCGGACACCGAAGCTGATTCCGCTTAAACCCTTGGCGAAGACATTGCTGACGATTGTCGCCTTTATTCCCGCATGTATTTCGATACTGCCGCAGCTGACCGTAATCTTGACGTCATTTATCAAAACAAAGGGTCCTGTCTTCCAGTCAGGGTTTAGCCTTGACAGCTACAGGGAAGTGCTGTACCGGGTTCCCCGTTCGATTATTCACACGTATTCCTACTCCATCTTGTCAATCATTATTATGGTTGCGGGCGGCATGTTGATTTCGTATATCCTGGTGCGGCGCAAATCCAAGCTTACAGCGGCGCTGGATGGAATTCTGATGATTCCGTATGTGATGCCGGGAACGGTGCTTGGGATAAGCCTTATTGTCGCCTTTAACAAACCGCCGATTGTGCTGACGGGAACATGGATCATTCTTGTGATTGCTTATGTCGTGCGTAAAATTCCATACACCATACGCTCCAGCACAGCCATTCTTCACCAGCTTGACCGCAGTGTGGAGGAAGCTTCAATTAGTCTGGGTGTTCCGCCCATGAAGACGTTCTTTAAGACAACGGGGAGGCTGATGGCCCCAGGGGTGATATCCGGGGCGATTCTGAGCTGGATTACAACCATTAATGAGCTCAGCTCAACTCTTGTGTTGTATTATGGCGCAACAGCAACGATTTCCGTTACGATCTACAGCGAGGTATTCACCTCCAACTATGGGACGGGTGCGGCGCTTGCATCCATCCTGACGTTAAGTACATTGATTTCATTGCTCATTGCGAATAAGCTGTCCGGCGGAAAGGGCTTATCGTTATAA
- a CDS encoding extracellular solute-binding protein: protein MTKNGVVWAALLVIIAVTVIVYSNYFTEVKRVPEQYDTENEKLVCWIYTDGWSELLSSYQETHPGVELEVRVFSSYKELHNELLAALSIQTAPQIVELDSSYGLSELVQSNALAPVSGKALLPEETLPAATKPFTYGERLWAVPAGVSVPVMFYNKDLMKWTGVDKVTDFYSLEELGFKTKAWKADLTARNSAGWEQALVMDDSKPFILLNLWEQSRQSSLPGNQRLEQLLRVWSGLVFDSKAMKPLRSQLAPSDFISGKTLFYMTNSNMTPWLDHYIAGKFEYDMLPAPLAGGGVLLPHISSFGIVAGKKAAGAAEDVVNYLASSEAQAKVLEATGYLPVRTQTIEAISRNYALNRKYSVLLGAVGKLESLAPSEDARLRWERITLILNHLEMEQEVDFHAYAAQLLPYMP from the coding sequence ATGACAAAGAACGGTGTGGTATGGGCGGCTTTATTGGTCATTATTGCAGTTACTGTCATTGTATATTCTAACTATTTCACTGAGGTGAAGAGGGTTCCGGAGCAGTATGACACGGAAAATGAGAAGCTGGTCTGCTGGATCTACACGGATGGCTGGTCGGAGCTGCTGAGTTCGTATCAGGAGACCCATCCGGGTGTTGAACTGGAAGTGAGAGTATTCTCTTCTTATAAAGAACTGCATAACGAGCTGCTCGCGGCGTTATCGATCCAAACGGCTCCGCAGATTGTTGAGCTGGACAGCTCTTACGGACTTTCTGAACTGGTTCAATCGAATGCGTTAGCGCCGGTATCCGGCAAAGCTCTTCTCCCCGAAGAGACTTTGCCTGCGGCAACGAAGCCATTCACTTATGGCGAACGATTATGGGCAGTTCCGGCGGGAGTCTCCGTTCCGGTGATGTTCTACAATAAGGACCTGATGAAATGGACGGGCGTGGATAAAGTAACCGATTTCTATTCCCTGGAAGAGCTTGGCTTCAAAACAAAGGCATGGAAAGCCGATCTGACTGCGCGCAATTCGGCAGGCTGGGAGCAAGCGCTGGTAATGGATGATTCCAAGCCATTTATCCTGCTGAATTTATGGGAGCAATCACGGCAAAGCAGCCTGCCCGGAAATCAAAGACTGGAACAACTGCTTCGGGTGTGGAGTGGACTTGTCTTTGATTCGAAGGCCATGAAGCCTCTTCGGAGCCAGCTGGCTCCCAGCGATTTCATATCCGGCAAGACGTTATTCTATATGACAAATTCGAATATGACACCTTGGCTGGACCACTATATTGCCGGAAAATTTGAGTATGACATGCTTCCGGCGCCGCTTGCGGGCGGGGGTGTGTTATTGCCCCACATCAGCTCATTTGGCATCGTGGCCGGTAAGAAGGCTGCGGGTGCGGCGGAGGATGTGGTGAACTACCTCGCATCTTCCGAGGCCCAAGCCAAGGTGCTGGAGGCCACCGGGTATTTGCCGGTTCGAACACAGACGATTGAGGCTATCTCCCGAAACTATGCCTTAAACAGAAAATATAGTGTGCTCCTGGGCGCGGTCGGCAAGCTTGAGAGCCTGGCGCCTTCAGAAGACGCGCGCCTGCGCTGGGAGCGGATTACGCTTATCCTTAATCATTTGGAGATGGAACAGGAAGTTGATTTCCATGCATATGCTGCACAATTACTGCCGTACATGCCCTAA